The following are from one region of the Corythoichthys intestinalis isolate RoL2023-P3 chromosome 17, ASM3026506v1, whole genome shotgun sequence genome:
- the LOC130905900 gene encoding coxsackievirus and adenovirus receptor homolog, whose amino-acid sequence MAMMWHFLWPSVLLGVFFNICPACPLEIQKEMNHYYVARGSSVQLPCAYTHTVDSQQYTEVLWSIESADREEQPIIWFTGGRLYSDLYKPMEGRVHFTSADPQNGDASIIIKDVRPSDTEMYRCLVKKLPELDQKILDLTVIEAPSQPLCSVDEEDNSMALKCSSLQGTPPLRYIWSKTSGNKVLPPQATVDPTGATMHFNISERECGSYRCTVESMVGTKHCDLHLDCSLPQDNNVSSPRLLTTTAVAAIVVTITTLFIVTVVLAIFLYCKRKEKPQDIEMEK is encoded by the coding sequence ATGGCGATGATGTGGCACTTCCTTTGGCCTTCTGTCCTCCTGggagtgtttttcaacatttgtcCAGCATGCCCTCTGGAAATCCAGAAGGAAATGAACCACTACTACGTCGCCAGGGGGTCAAGTGTCCAGCTACCCTGTGCGTACACTCACACCGTGGACTCTCAGCAGTACACAGAGGTCTTGTGGAGTATCGAGTCTGCAGACCGAGAGGAACAACCCATCATTTGGTTTACTGGCGGCCGCTTGTATTCTGATTTGTACAAACCAATGGAGGGGAGGGTCCACTTCACATCAGCCGATCCCCAAAATGGAGACGCGTCTATCATCATCAAAGATGTACGTCCGTCAGACACGGAGATGTATCGCTGTCTGGTGAAGAAGTTACCAGAACTGGACCAGAAGATCTTAGACCTGACTGTCATAGAGGCACCCAGTCAGCCTCTGTGCAGTGTGGACGAAGAAGACAACAGTATGGCGTTGAAATGCAGCTCTCTGCAAGGCACCCCACCTTTGCGTTACATCTGGTCCAAGACCAGTGGAAATAAGGTCTTGCCTCCTCAGGCCACTGTGGACCCCACAGGAGCCACCATGCATTTCAACATCAGCGAGCGGGAGTGTGGAAGCTATCGCTGCACGGTGGAAAGTATGGTGGGCACCAAACACTGTGACCTTCACCTGGACTGTTCACTGCCCCAGGACAACAATGTGAGCAGTCCACGATTGCTGACAACCACTGCAGTCGCTGCAATCGTTGTTACTATCACCACACTCTTCATTGTCACAGTTGTCCTTGCCATATTCCTCTACTGCAAACGAAAAGAGAAACCCCAGGACattgaaatggaaaaataa